In Streptomyces capitiformicae, one genomic interval encodes:
- a CDS encoding acyl-CoA synthetase, which produces MAAVDISPAAALYRRALYPGPAAVIYEGHEISAAEIGRTAREFAAGLSEHGLRRGDRIAYLGFNSATFLETLFAAAHLGAVFVPLNFRLAADEIRHILNDCGAHTVVVEEGHRELVTSVRADISARSLLLVDTDPHCPTTGEPGPEWTPLSTLRGAHRPVREPVVLHDSDLAALMYTSGTTGRPKGVMLTHGNLWWNAVNVDAVVDTRADDVNLALAPLFHIGGLNALTLRTLVRGGTVILRRGFDPARCLEDLVRYRVNTFFAVPAMYTALARTPGFAEADLSALRSPIVAGAPVPPQLIRDYGAMGLLLQQAWGLTETAPFATYLPARLTLEKTGSAGLPMPYTEIRLIHPVTGVEIDGPDTQGEICVRGPNVAAGYWDNPDATRAAFDDRGWFRTGDIAYRDKDGFYYIVDRLKDMIISGGENIYPAEVERVLVEHPDVLEAAVVGVPDPKWGETVLAVLTCAPGAELTVEEVREFAGRHLARYKLPTGVQVVEQLPRNASGKLDKRELRRSVTAQATVATTV; this is translated from the coding sequence ATGGCCGCCGTCGACATCAGTCCCGCTGCCGCGCTCTACAGAAGAGCTCTGTATCCCGGACCCGCCGCCGTGATCTACGAGGGCCACGAGATCTCCGCGGCCGAAATCGGCCGTACGGCACGGGAGTTCGCCGCCGGGCTGTCCGAGCACGGGCTCCGGCGCGGAGACCGCATCGCCTACCTCGGCTTCAACAGCGCGACGTTCCTGGAGACCCTGTTCGCCGCGGCCCACCTGGGCGCGGTCTTCGTCCCCCTCAACTTCCGGCTGGCCGCCGACGAGATCCGGCACATCCTGAACGACTGCGGCGCCCACACCGTGGTCGTCGAGGAGGGCCACCGCGAACTCGTCACGTCCGTGCGGGCGGACATATCCGCCCGCAGCCTGCTGCTGGTCGACACCGACCCCCATTGCCCCACCACCGGGGAGCCCGGCCCCGAGTGGACGCCGCTGTCCACGCTGCGCGGCGCACACCGCCCCGTACGCGAACCCGTGGTCCTGCACGACAGCGACCTCGCGGCCCTGATGTACACCTCCGGAACCACCGGGCGGCCCAAGGGCGTCATGCTCACCCACGGCAACCTGTGGTGGAACGCGGTCAACGTCGACGCCGTCGTGGACACCCGCGCCGACGACGTCAACCTGGCCCTCGCCCCGCTGTTCCACATCGGCGGCCTCAACGCCCTGACCCTGCGCACGCTGGTGCGCGGCGGCACCGTGATCCTGCGCCGGGGCTTCGACCCCGCCCGCTGCCTGGAGGACCTCGTCCGGTACCGGGTGAACACCTTCTTCGCCGTCCCCGCCATGTACACGGCACTCGCCCGGACGCCCGGGTTCGCCGAGGCGGACCTGAGCGCCCTGCGCTCCCCGATCGTCGCCGGTGCCCCGGTGCCACCGCAGCTGATCCGGGACTACGGCGCGATGGGCCTGCTGCTCCAGCAGGCGTGGGGGCTGACCGAGACGGCCCCGTTCGCGACCTATCTGCCGGCCCGGCTGACGCTGGAGAAGACCGGATCGGCCGGGCTCCCCATGCCGTACACCGAGATCCGGTTGATCCACCCGGTCACCGGCGTCGAGATCGACGGACCGGACACCCAGGGCGAGATCTGTGTCCGCGGACCCAACGTGGCCGCCGGCTACTGGGACAACCCGGACGCCACCCGGGCCGCGTTCGACGACCGGGGCTGGTTCCGCACCGGCGACATCGCCTACCGGGACAAGGACGGCTTCTACTACATCGTCGACCGGCTCAAGGACATGATCATCAGCGGCGGTGAGAACATCTACCCCGCGGAGGTCGAACGGGTCCTCGTGGAACACCCGGACGTCCTGGAGGCCGCCGTCGTGGGTGTGCCGGATCCCAAGTGGGGCGAGACGGTCCTTGCGGTCCTGACCTGCGCGCCCGGCGCGGAACTCACGGTCGAGGAGGTTCGCGAGTTCGCCGGCCGCCACCTGGCCCGCTACAAGCTCCCCACCGGAGTGCAGGTGGTCGAACAACTGCCGCGCAACGCCAGCGGAAAGCTGGACAAGCGCGAACTGCGGCGCTCGGTGACCGCACAGGCGACGGTCGCCACCACCGTCTGA
- a CDS encoding 3-carboxyethylcatechol 2,3-dioxygenase — protein MTAAAVGLSHSPLIGKNDPAPDVLARVDEAVEGAREFIRAYDPELVVLYAPDHYNGFFYKEMPPFCLATEAHAVGDFGTSAGPLSVDTAAAKALGQGVLDRGIDLTVSARMTVDHGFAQPLEVLFGGIDRVPVVPVFVNGVATPLGPLARIRALGTALGEAAAELDRRTLFLASGGLSHDPPVPVLDGAPPRVADALIEGHPPTPEQRAKGEQRVVRAGQEYAAGTASMIPINPAWDNRLLDHLEKGELAEFDSWTVAAMAEEGGGSAHEVRAWIAAFASLAATGPYEMTSRFYEPIPAWIAGFAVTTAQGR, from the coding sequence ATGACCGCAGCAGCCGTAGGGCTGTCCCACTCACCCCTCATCGGCAAGAACGACCCCGCTCCCGACGTCCTGGCCCGCGTCGACGAAGCGGTCGAGGGCGCACGGGAGTTCATCCGCGCCTACGACCCGGAGCTGGTCGTCCTCTACGCCCCCGACCACTACAACGGCTTCTTCTACAAGGAGATGCCGCCCTTCTGCCTGGCCACCGAGGCCCACGCGGTGGGGGATTTCGGCACGTCGGCAGGCCCGTTGTCGGTCGACACCGCCGCCGCGAAGGCGCTGGGCCAGGGCGTCCTGGACCGGGGGATCGACCTCACCGTCTCGGCCCGTATGACCGTCGACCACGGCTTCGCCCAGCCCCTGGAAGTGCTCTTCGGCGGGATCGACCGGGTGCCGGTGGTGCCCGTCTTCGTCAACGGTGTGGCCACGCCGCTCGGCCCTCTCGCCCGCATCCGGGCGCTCGGCACCGCGCTCGGCGAGGCCGCCGCGGAACTCGACCGCAGGACGCTGTTCCTGGCCTCCGGCGGCCTCTCCCACGACCCTCCCGTACCCGTGCTGGACGGTGCGCCCCCCAGAGTCGCCGACGCGCTCATCGAAGGCCACCCGCCGACCCCCGAGCAGCGCGCCAAGGGCGAACAGCGGGTGGTCCGGGCGGGCCAGGAGTACGCCGCCGGCACGGCCTCGATGATCCCGATCAACCCCGCCTGGGACAACCGGCTCCTCGACCACCTGGAGAAGGGCGAACTCGCGGAGTTCGACTCCTGGACCGTGGCGGCGATGGCGGAGGAGGGCGGCGGCTCCGCCCACGAGGTCCGCGCCTGGATCGCCGCGTTCGCCTCGCTCGCGGCCACCGGGCCGTACGAGATGACCTCACGCTTCTACGAGCCGATCCCCGCGTGGATCGCCGGATTCGCCGTGACCACGGCGCAGGGACGGTGA
- a CDS encoding zinc-binding dehydrogenase: protein MLAATAISQSATDPLSGLVLRDVPDPAPRPGWSRVRVVASSLNMHDLWTLKGVGHPPDRLPIVLGCDAAGYDDDGNEVIVHPVIGDPDAGRGDETLDPDRALLSERHDGAFAEYLIVPTRNLVPKPAWLSFDEAACLPVAWTTAYRMLFTQARIAAGDRVLVQGAGGGVASAAIRLAVAAGAVVYATSRSADKRAEAVSWGARAAVAPGERLPERVDVVIETVGEATWAHSLKALRPGGTIVIAGATSGMNPPADLGRIFYLQQRILGSTGATRSEHVAMLRLMEATGVRPVIDRTLPLTEIHKGFQLMIDGALTGKLVIHPSGPARPETRQK from the coding sequence GTGCTTGCTGCAACCGCTATTTCCCAGAGCGCCACCGACCCGTTGTCGGGGCTGGTGCTGCGCGACGTACCCGATCCTGCCCCGCGACCCGGCTGGTCACGTGTCCGCGTGGTGGCCTCGTCGCTGAACATGCACGACCTGTGGACGCTGAAAGGAGTGGGGCACCCCCCCGACCGGCTGCCGATCGTCCTCGGCTGCGACGCGGCCGGCTACGACGACGACGGCAACGAGGTCATCGTCCACCCGGTGATCGGCGATCCCGACGCGGGCCGCGGCGACGAGACGCTCGACCCGGACCGCGCGCTGCTGTCCGAGCGCCACGACGGGGCGTTCGCGGAGTACCTGATCGTCCCCACCCGCAACCTGGTGCCGAAGCCGGCCTGGCTCTCCTTCGACGAGGCCGCCTGTCTGCCGGTCGCCTGGACCACCGCCTACCGCATGCTGTTCACCCAGGCCCGCATCGCCGCCGGTGACCGGGTGCTCGTGCAGGGCGCGGGCGGCGGCGTCGCCTCCGCCGCGATCCGGCTCGCGGTGGCCGCCGGGGCCGTCGTCTACGCCACCAGCCGCAGCGCCGACAAGCGCGCGGAGGCCGTCTCCTGGGGGGCCCGCGCCGCCGTGGCCCCCGGCGAGCGGCTCCCCGAGCGGGTGGACGTGGTGATCGAGACCGTCGGCGAGGCCACCTGGGCGCACTCGCTGAAGGCGCTGCGCCCCGGCGGCACGATCGTCATCGCCGGCGCGACCAGCGGCATGAACCCGCCCGCCGACCTCGGCCGGATCTTCTACCTCCAGCAGCGCATCCTCGGCTCGACCGGCGCCACCCGGTCCGAACACGTCGCGATGCTGCGCCTGATGGAGGCCACGGGTGTCCGTCCGGTCATCGACCGCACACTTCCGCTCACCGAGATCCACAAGGGCTTTCAGCTCATGATCGACGGTGCTCTCACCGGGAAGCTCGTCATCCACCCGTCCGGCCCGGCTCGCCCGGAAACCCGTCAGAAGTAG
- a CDS encoding 2-keto-4-pentenoate hydratase, with amino-acid sequence MTVDRHAVAQAAARLVAASDEGRPVAPVRDLLGEQDIDAAYAVQQELTRRRLASGAVVAGRKIGLTSPAVQRQLGVDQPDFGVLFADMDVSAEAEIPSDRLLQPKAEAEIAFVLGEDLADGVLDAARVRAAVEYAVAAIEIVDSRVADWDIRLTDTIADNASSGLYVLADRRLTLDAFEPREVTMRMYAEGEPVSEGAGSACLGDPLNALAWLARTAQAYGDPLRAGQVVLSGALGPMVPAPPGSRIHAEIGPLGTVTAAFSEKSEKRDA; translated from the coding sequence ATGACAGTCGACCGGCACGCGGTCGCACAGGCCGCCGCCCGGCTGGTAGCCGCGTCGGACGAGGGCCGTCCCGTGGCCCCGGTCCGCGACCTGCTCGGCGAACAGGACATCGACGCCGCCTACGCCGTCCAGCAGGAGCTGACCCGGCGCAGGCTGGCCTCAGGCGCGGTCGTCGCCGGCCGCAAGATCGGCCTCACCTCGCCCGCCGTGCAGCGCCAACTCGGCGTCGACCAGCCGGACTTCGGCGTGCTCTTCGCCGACATGGATGTCTCGGCCGAGGCGGAGATCCCCTCCGACCGGCTGCTCCAGCCGAAGGCCGAGGCCGAGATCGCGTTCGTGCTGGGGGAAGACCTGGCCGACGGCGTACTCGACGCCGCCCGGGTCCGCGCCGCGGTGGAGTACGCCGTCGCGGCCATCGAGATCGTGGACAGCCGGGTCGCCGACTGGGACATCCGGCTCACCGACACCATCGCGGACAACGCCTCCAGCGGCCTGTACGTCCTGGCCGACCGCCGCCTCACCCTCGACGCGTTCGAGCCCCGCGAGGTCACCATGCGGATGTACGCCGAGGGCGAGCCCGTCTCCGAAGGCGCGGGCTCCGCCTGCCTCGGTGACCCGCTCAACGCGCTCGCCTGGCTGGCCCGCACCGCCCAGGCGTACGGCGACCCGCTGCGGGCCGGGCAGGTCGTCCTGTCGGGGGCGCTGGGCCCGATGGTCCCGGCACCGCCCGGAAGCCGTATCCACGCCGAGATCGGACCGCTGGGCACGGTCACCGCCGCATTCTCCGAGAAGTCCGAGAAGAGGGACGCGTGA
- a CDS encoding GNAT family N-acetyltransferase: protein MDLLSDTAPVPAVPALGGGWALRRICGPSGRDAHGYAASHSDGPEEVFVRVQRVWQHPLRAAYPMGAHDIAVWFDRPAPDLATGLLRALTPALFAADPRCRRVVAAPDDDDLRTQRVLEDGGFRRIAEADLPGGPVVLFAAEPPGIAGVSTALDDMPH from the coding sequence GTGGACCTGCTTTCCGATACCGCGCCGGTGCCCGCCGTGCCCGCCCTCGGCGGTGGCTGGGCCCTGCGGCGGATCTGCGGACCGTCCGGACGGGACGCCCACGGATATGCGGCCTCGCACAGCGACGGACCGGAGGAAGTTTTCGTGCGTGTCCAGCGTGTCTGGCAGCACCCGCTGCGAGCCGCCTACCCCATGGGCGCACACGACATCGCCGTATGGTTCGACCGGCCCGCGCCCGACCTCGCCACCGGCCTGCTGCGCGCGCTCACCCCCGCCCTGTTCGCCGCCGACCCGCGCTGCCGCCGTGTCGTCGCCGCGCCGGACGACGACGACCTGCGCACCCAGCGCGTCCTGGAGGACGGCGGCTTCCGCCGGATCGCCGAGGCGGACCTGCCCGGCGGCCCGGTCGTCCTGTTCGCCGCCGAACCCCCCGGCATCGCAGGGGTGTCCACCGCCCTCGACGACATGCCCCACTGA